A genomic region of Oryza glaberrima chromosome 1, OglaRS2, whole genome shotgun sequence contains the following coding sequences:
- the LOC127779607 gene encoding transcription factor TCP20-like gives MPTLCAARIFQLTRELGHKSDGETVQWLLQQAELAIVTATGTGVGADIRRTLPLFPKLRPLQVAPPPPPHVGCRRGVRRCHIGFATMFAAHAAAAMPGLELGLSQDGHIGVLFARSLSQFYHQVGGASAAGQLPHPHHHHQHHQ, from the coding sequence ATGCCGACGTTGTGTGCCGCCCGAATCTTCCAGCTAACGCGGGAGCTCGGCCACAAGTCCGACGGTGAGACCGTCCAGTGGCTGCTCCAGCAGGCGGAGCTGGCAATCGTCACTGCCACGGGGACGGGTGTCGGCGCTGACATCCGTCGcaccctccctctcttcccCAAACTGCGCCCTCTCCAggtcgcaccaccaccaccaccacatgtgggctgccgccgcggcgttcGCCGGTGCCACATCGGGTTTGCGACCATGTTCGCcgcccacgcggcggcggccatgccggGGCTAGAGCTAGGACTCTCACAGGACGGCCACATTGGTGTGCTCTTCGCCCGGTCGCTCAGCCAGTTCTACCACCAGGTCGGCGGCGCCAGTGCCGCTGGTCAACTGCCACACCCGCACCACCATCACCAACACCATCAATAG
- the LOC127765639 gene encoding uncharacterized protein LOC127765639, whose protein sequence is MAATTTGRVVALGAVAVVVALTFLAGGADADCYDFCFKDCMARENNMVDYCSYACDKTCQPDKPTLYSSSSSSRLAGDMECQLSCALGSCHRLLPDGKGAVEACFGQCYDGCKTTAAAMLPRPLRAGHYVLSSPPDDVDHDPDHRYVFSSPPDDVDHDPDQVFASPPDDIDRHVFAAPPDVLAALPGEPDHA, encoded by the exons ATGGCGGCTACTACGACGGGACGAGTTGTTGCACTCGGCGcggtggccgtggtggtggcgctgacattcctcgccggcggcgcggacgccgaCTGCTACGACTTCTGCTTCAAGGACTGCATGGCCAGGGAGAACAACATGGTCGACTACTGCAGCTACGCCTGCGACAAGACGTGCCAGCCGGACAAGCCCACGCtgtactcgtcgtcgtcgtcgtcccgcctcgccggcgacatGGAGTGCCAACTCTCCTGCGCCTTGGGCTCCTGCCACCGCCTCCTTCCGG ACGGCAAGGGCGCCGTGGAGGCCTGCTTCGGGCAGTGCTACGACGGCTGCAagaccacggcggcggccatgctGCCGAGGCctctccgcgccggccactaCGTGCTCTCTAGTCCCCCTGATGACGTAGACCATGATCCAGACCACCGCTACGTGTTCTCTAGCCCCCCTGATGACGTAGACCATGATCCGGACCAAGTGTTCGCTAGTCCACCTGACGACATAGACCGCCATGtgttcgctgctcctcctgatgtTCTCGCTGCTCTTCCTGGTGAGCCGGACCACGCCTGA